A single window of Equus quagga isolate Etosha38 unplaced genomic scaffold, UCLA_HA_Equagga_1.0 HiC_scaffold_68_RagTag, whole genome shotgun sequence DNA harbors:
- the LOC124232503 gene encoding HLA class II histocompatibility antigen, DQ beta 1 chain-like has protein sequence MERFIYNQEEFVRFDSDVGEYRAVTELGRPHAEYWNGQKDVLDDARTAVDTVCRHNYQLEVRTTLQRRVEPTVTISPSRTEALNHHNLLVCSVTDFYPGQVKVRWFRNDQEETAGVVSTPLIRNGDWTFQILVMLEMTPQRGDVYTCHVEHPSLQSPITVEWRAQSESAQSKMLSGVGGFVLGLIFLGLGLIIRHRSQKGPREPPPAGTISTWIQWGRRDR, from the exons ATGGAGAGATTCATCTACAACCAGGAGGAGTTCGTGCGCTTCGACAGCGACGTGGGGGAGTACCGGGCGGTGACCGAGCTGGGTCGGCCGCACGCCGAGTACTGGAACGGGCAGAAGGACGTCCTGGATGACGCGCGGACTGCGGTGGACACCGTATGCAGACACAACTACCAGTTGGAGGTCCGCACAACCTTGCAGCGCCGAG TGGAACCTACAGTGACCATCTCCCCATCCAGGACAGAGGCTCTAAACCACCACAACCTGCTGGTCTGCTCGGTGACAGATTTCTATCCAGGACAGGTCAAAGTTCGGTGGTTCCGGAATGACCAGGAGGAGACAGCCGGTGTTGTGTCCACCCCCCTTATTAGGAACGGGGATTGGACCTTCCAGATCCTCGTGATGCTGGAAATGACTCCACAGCGTGGAGATGTCTACACCTGCCACGTGGAGcaccccagcctccagagccCCATCACAGTGGAGTGGC GGGCGCAGTCTGAATCTGCCCAGAGCAAGATGCTGAGTGGCGTCGGGGGCTTCGTGCTGGGGCTGATCTTCCTCGGGCTGGGCCTTATCATCCGTCACAGGAGCCAGAAGG GACCTCGTGAGCCTCCACCAGCAGGTACTATTTCTACTTGGATTCAGTGGGGGCGTAGGGACAGGTGA